The genomic stretch CCGTCGATCAGGTACTGCGGGTTGAAGCCGATCGTGAGCGGCTCCCCGGTGAACGTGGCCTCCATGGCCTCACTGGCCCGCGCCTCCTCGGTCCCACCGGCCTCGACGACCAGACCGTCCTCGCTGAAGCTCAGCAGCACCGGCGTGGTGCGCTCGGCGACCAGCGCGACACGGCGAACGACCTCGACGAGCGCGGCCACACCGATCTGGGCCTGCGCGTTGCTGCTGGCCGGGAAGAGCGAGCGGACCGGCGGGTAGTTCGCGCCGTCGAGCAGGCGGCTGGTCGTACGGCGGGTGCCGCCGGCAAAACCGATCATGCCCTCGCCGGCGTTGCCCTGCGCGAGAGCGAGCACGACGGAGCCGCCGAGCGGGCCGAGCGTCTTCGCGGTGTCGTTCAGCGTCTTGGCCGGGACGAGCGCGTTGAGGCTGATCTCGGGGTCGTCCGGGTTCCACTCCATCTCGCGCATGGCGAGGCGGTATCGGTCGGTGGCCAGCATGGCCATGCTCGAACCGTTCAGCTCGATGCGCACACCGGTCATCATCGGCAGCGTCTCGTCACGACCGGCGGCGACGGCAACCTGGGCGACGGCCGCGGCGAAGGCGGCCGCGTCGACCGTGCCGGCGCTCGAGGGCATCTCGGGCAGGCTCGGATAATCCTCGACGGGCATCGTCGGCAGGGTGAAGCGCGCGCTGCCGCAGACCAGTTCGAGGTGCGCGCCGACGGCCGCGATGTCGACCGGCTTGGCCGGCAGAGCCTTGGTGATCTCGGCCAGCAGACGCCCGGAGACGAGCGCGGCGCCGTCCGCGTCGGCCTGCACGTCGACGGTGACCTGGCTGGAGACCTCGTAGTCGAAGCCGGAAACCTGAAGCCGGCTGTCGGTGACACGCAGCATGACACCGGCGAGGACCGGCACCGACGGCCGGCTGGGCAGGCTTTTCGCCGTCCACGCCACGGCGTCGGCGAGTGCGTCTCGCTCCACCCGGAACTTCATGCTGTCCTCCGCGTCGCTTCCTGTCGGGGCGTCGTCGACCCCTACGAACCTTATTCGCCGAGCCGATCAGGGCCTAATCAGTCTCGTCCACCATGGTGACCGCCTGCGACCCGCCCCGGTGGGTCCGGAGCGTGCCAGCCGTCGTGTCCGATGTTCCCGTACGCCGAGCGTGTCGCTCAGCGGGTGTTCCGCCGGTGCCGGCTCGGGTCTTCGTCCCTCGTTGTCTCTTCGTCCCTCATTGTCAACGAGCGCTCAACGACGAAGGCCGGCCGTCCCGCCATGCGGCTCTCCCGGCTCACTGCTCGTCCGGTGTGACTCGAGGTTCGCGTATCTGGCGTCCGAACTCTGTCCCGCGCCTGCCGTCACGTCTCCGCCGCGACGCTCGCCCACCCGCTGCCGTCCGTGTCTGCCGGGACGCCTGCCCACGTTCCCGCCGTCCGGCTCTTCGGTTCAACGGAACTTCGAGGGCCTCTGGTCCTCGGTGAGATCTTCGAGAGCCGGAGCACCGACAAGCCGTCAGGCAAGCAATCCACAACTTCCACAACGCCGTTGATTGCTTTTTGTTGTCCTAGAGAGATAACTAGTCGTCTTCATCGGTCCTGTGCAAAGTGTGGAAAACTCAAGTTTCCGCAGCTCATAGGGTTATCCACCGGTGGTTCGCATGTGGGAAACCAGGGTATAAACCCGGGTCTGGATCCACAGGCGACGCGTCCTCAGCAGGTTGTCCACCGCTGTCCACCGGTTATCCACGGGATATCCACGGGTTTTATACCCAGGTCTGTGGACAGCGTCGGTACGCCATCGACCCGTTGTCCCCAGAACCTTCAACAGGAAATCCACACGCTTCCACAGGCGGTGGAAATCTAGGTGACTCTCCGTGTCTGTCCACATCGATTTCCCCAGGAGTTGTCCACATCTGTGGGTAACGGTCGGCTCGGTTGTCCACCGCTGGGGATAAACCCCTGTGAACGCCTGTGGATTAGTGTGCATAACGTTGGCACGAACCCGTTCGGTCACAGCATTGACAAACTCGCCCTGGGGATGAGTTGCCGCTTGCGCTCTCTTACTCGGTGACCCCGGACTGTCGACGGCCACCCCTGTGGAGAACTACGTCCGCTGAGCGTCACGGCCGTCCACAACCTGTGGACAAATGCTGAGGAATACGGATAATTACGCCGTACGAGCGACAAGCAGCCTGTGGATAACTGCCGCTTTCTGGGGACAACGCTCGGCTCGTCCTCGGTCACGCGGAGCGAGACACCCAGCCCGAGGCCTTGATTCCCGAGTTGTCCACATCCCCGTCCGGCTACGGGCGCGAAGACGACAACGACCCGGCGCAGTCGGCCGTAGCCGCTTCCCGCCCATCCCGAGGCGCTGTGGACAACTCGGCCCAGCTGGACTTTCCCCCCGACCTGCTCGCCCCGGGCGACCAGCGCCTGGCCGTGATCTGCAACTGGCCGCCGGGGACGAGGGCGGCGCTCGCTGGCACGCAGCCCCGGGCCGTCGGGTGCCCTGTTCTGCCCAGATGCTCCAACGGCCTGTGCATAACCTCGTGGCCAGCGCAAAGTCGCTCTATCCACAGGCGTCGACACCTGCCCGAGAACATCGAGCGGTCAGGGTCGTCGGCCCTCACCCGGCTATCGTCCGCTCACCTGGCGCCGTGATCGGTCGGACTGGTCGGCCCGGCTGCGCCGTCGCGTACCCGTTCGTCGGCACCCACTGCCCGAGCGCTCGACACGCCACGACCTCATGTCTGCGGCGGCGGCCCCGTTCGACGCGCAGACGATCCCCGCGGTGGCCCAGGGCTTCACACCCCGCAGGTAGGTGAGCGGCGTGGTCGGCTGCCGCGGGCGACAAGCCCGCAGACGCCAGGCTTCACATCCCGCCGGGTCGACCGGGGTGGGCATTACCAGGCGGGCGACACAAGCCCTCGCTCCAGGCTGGGGCCGGCGCGGGTATGGGGCCGGGCCCCCGCCGGTAGCGGGCGACGGCCCGAAGCCCGACGGCCCGAAGCCCGACGGCCCGAAGCCCGACGGCCCGAAGCCCGACGGCCTGAAGCCCCACGGCGTGGGAGCCGCGTCTGCGTTTGTCAGCCTCGCACCCGCGTACTGGAAAAGGTTGGGGGTGTTCTGTTTGATGCGTGGATTCAGGTGTTCTGTTTGATGCGGTTGGTCAGCTCGGCGATCTGGTTGTAGAGGGAACGCCGCTCGGCCATGTGCTGGCGGATCTTGCGGTCGGCGTGCATGACCGTGGTGTGGTCGCGTCCGCCGAAGGCCTGGCCGATTCGTGGGAGGGAGAGTTCCGTCAGTTCGCGGCAGAGGTACATGGCGACCTGGCGTGCGTTCACCAGCACGCGGGAGCGGGAGTGACCGCGCAGGTCCTCCAGGCTGACGCCGAAGTAGTCGGCCGTGGAGACCATGATCTGATCGGCGGTGATCTCGGGGCCGGCGCCGTCGGGCATGAAATCGCGCAGCACCTCTTCGGCCAGCGAGAGCTGGACCGGCGAGCGGGTGAGGCTGGCGAAGGCGGTGACCCGGATGAGGGCGCCCTCGAGTTCGCGGATGGAGTTGGAGACGCGCGACGCGATGAACTCGAGAACATCGTCGGGCGCGTACATGCGCTCCTGCGCGGCCTTTTTCTGAAGGATCGCGATACGCGTCTCGAGGTCGGGCGGCTGGATGTCGGCCAGCAGGCCCCACTCGAACCGGGTGCGCATGCGGTCCTCGAGCGTCGCGAGCTGGCGCGGCGACCGGTCCGAGCTGATGACGATCTGCTTGTTCGCGTTGTGCAGCGTGTTGAAGGTGTGGAAGAACTCCTCCTGCGTGCGCTCGCGATTTTCCAGGAACTGGATGTCGTCGATCAGCAGGATGTCGACGTCGCGATAGCGCCGCTGGAACGCCTGGGTCTTGTCGTCGCGCAGGCTGTTGATGAAGTCGTTGGTGAATTCCTCGGTGGACACATAACGGACGCTGCGGGCGTGACCGAGGGTGGTCGCATAGTGTCCGATCGCGTGCAGCAGGTGGGTTTTGCCCAGACCGGAGCTGCCGTAGATGAACAGCGGGTTGTACGCCTTGGCGGGCGACTCGGCGACGGCGACGGCGGCCGCGTGCGCGAAACGGTTGGACGAGCCGATGACGAACGTCTCGAACATGTACTTCGGGTTGAGGCGGTTGCCGTCGTTGGTGCCGCGCGGGTTGCTCGACGGGCGGATGTCGTGCTGCGAGCGGCCGGGGCCGTTGTCGCCGCCGCGCATCTGCAACGTGTCGTCGCGCGGGTCGCTGCCGCCGCCGAACGAGGGTTGATGGTCGTCGGGCCGGCGCTGGCTGTCGCGCATCGGGGACGAATCGGACCCCATCCGGTGCCCGGTCGGGTTGTTCGATTCAGTCGATTCAGTGACATCCGCCACTGGGGGGCCGCCGCGTGTCGGCGGGGGCTGCAGCGGCATGGGGTCGCCGAAAAGGGCCTCCTGGCCACCGCGAGCGGCGGGAACCCCGCGGGGGTACTGGGGGCGCTGGGCCGAGCCGGGCGGGAACGAGTCGTAGTCCGAGGGCTCGGGCTGGCGGGGCGCCTCCGCGTAGTGCCGTGGTTGCGGCTCGCCGGCTTCCTCGGGAGCGGGCTCGACCGGCGTGCCGTACACCGTGCCGGGCAGACCGGTGCCGTCCTCCGGAGGCTTGACCGTGACCGCGACCTGTATCGGACGGTTCAGCCGGCGGCTCAGCGTCTCGGTGATCGCGGGCCGCAGCCGCGACTCGATGACATCGCGGGTGAAGGCGTCGGGCACGGCGAGCAGGGCCGTGTCCTCGACGATGGCGCGCAACTGGGTCAGCTGCAGGTAGGCGCGCTGCTGACGCGACGAGATCTCGTCGGCCAGTTCATCCAGCGTCGCCTTCCATACCCCGCCCAGGTCGACCTGATCGGCCACCGCCGCGCCACCCCCATCGCCACCGACCCCCGGTGGACCTTTGTCCGGCTCATCGCCTTGCCCGTCGTCGCCCTCCCGGCGTTCGACAGCTCCCCCAACTCAGCACCACATTTAACGTGCTGAAGACGCTCGGCGCCACCGGCTGTCCACAGGTTATCCACAACCTGTGCACCGCTGGGCAGACGCTCCCCGGCCGGATGGTCGGCAGACGGTTCCGGAGCCTGAAACGGCGCGGTTGAAACAGGCTCACCGCCTCCTCGGCCTCGTCACGGCCGCACGGGTGCGGACCCCACCGAGAAATCTTCCGAGGCTCCCCGAGGCGAACGATTTACCTGCTTGTCTGGTTTTGGCCGACTCGTCGTGGTATGCGTACAGCGCTGATGACCAGCAATCGGGCACGCTAACAGCGACCTCGTCGAAGCATCAACTCTGCAGCCGGCCCGCAAGCGCCCGACCGCAGGAAAAGATTCATTACCTGAGTAGAAGGACGACTCAACCAACCTCGTGATCGCCGTAACGGCGTGCCGCGACAGGATATGGTTGACCGGCGTGGCCGCCCTGCGTAGGGTCGAGCGGTTGCTCCGCCGCGCTCTGCTAAAGTGGCGTCTTGCAGCTTTGATGCCCCCTGGATGTTGTACGAAGACGGAGTTTTGACGTGAGCAAGCGCACCTACCAGCCGAACAACCGCCGGCGTGCCAAGACCCACGGCTTCCGGCTGCGCATGCGCACCCGCGCCGGCCGCGCCATCCTGGCGTCCCGCCGTTCCAAGGGCCGCGACAAGCTGTCGGCCTGAGCCGACCGCTGTCGGGCCGGAATGCCCAGGTAGTCGTGCTGCCCGCGGCACAGCGCGTGCGGCGTAGTGCTGACTTCGCCGCTGCGATTCGCGGTGGCCGCCGAGTTGGCCGAGGCACGGTTGTCGTTCATCTGCTTCTCGAGGAGCCGGCGCAAGCCTCCACGGCACGCGCCGGCTTCGTCGTATCCAAAGCCGTCGGCAACGCGGTGATCCGCAACGAGGTCAAGCGTCGTCTGCGGCATCTGGTGCGTCCGATGCTCGACGAGTTGCCGGGCGGCTCGATGCTGATCGTCCGCGCTCTCCCGGCCGCGGCCGGCGCCTCGTACGCCGCTCTCGGCACCGACCTGGCGGCCGCGGTGGCGGCAGCCCGTAAGCCACGGCGGCCCCGATGAGCCTGCTTGCCCGCGTGCTGACCGCGATGGTGGTCGCGTACCGTCGTTATGTGAGTCCGGTGCTGCCGGCCCGCTGTCGGTTCTATCCCTCGTGCAGCGCGTACGCCCAGGAGGCCCTGTCGCGTCATGGCGCTGTGAAGGGGACGGGGCTGACGGTCTGGCGGCTCCTGCGCTGCCACCCCTTCCACCCTGGCGGGTACGACCCGGTACCTGACGCGATCCGTCACCGTCCTGCCGATGTGACTGGAGCCTGAATTGAGTCTCGACTGGATCTACTACGCCATTTCGTGGATCCTCCTGCGCTGGCACGCCCTCTGGGATTTCATCGGTGTGCCCGAGGGCCGGTTCATCGGCTCGAACTGGTCCTGGATCCTGGCGATCGTCTTCCTCGTGGTGACGGTCCGGGTCATCCTGTTCCCCGTCTTCGTCAAGCAGATCAAGAGCCAGCGGGCCATGCAGGCGCTGCAGCCCAAGGTCAAGGAGCTGCAGGACAAGCACAAGGGTGACCGGGAGACGCTCCAGAAAGAAATGATGGAGCTGTACCGGACGGAGAAGGCGAACCCGCTCATGGGCTGCCTTCCGATGTTCCTGCAGATCCCCGTCTTCCTGGGCCTCTTCCACGTGCTCCGGCGCCTCAACCCCGACAACCAGGGCAAGACCCTGTACGGGTGGACCGTCGAGCAGTTCGAGAGCGCCACCCACGCGTCGCTGTTCACCGCGCCGCTCGCGGGCAAGTTCGGTTCCAGCGCCCAGGAGCTCAACGCGCTGCAGGCGAACGGCGGCACGGTCAAGGTCATCGCCGGCATCCTGGTGCTGATCATGATGGCGACCACGTACCTGACCAGCCGCCAGATGATCCTCAAGACCGGTTGGGCCGAGGACCCGCAGCAAAAGATGATCCAGCGCCTGATGCTCTACGGCATCCCGGCCTCGCTGCTCATCTCCGGTGCGCTCTTCCCCATCGGTGTGATCAT from Paractinoplanes brasiliensis encodes the following:
- the rpmH gene encoding 50S ribosomal protein L34 gives rise to the protein MSKRTYQPNNRRRAKTHGFRLRMRTRAGRAILASRRSKGRDKLSA
- the dnaA gene encoding chromosomal replication initiator protein DnaA — protein: MADQVDLGGVWKATLDELADEISSRQQRAYLQLTQLRAIVEDTALLAVPDAFTRDVIESRLRPAITETLSRRLNRPIQVAVTVKPPEDGTGLPGTVYGTPVEPAPEEAGEPQPRHYAEAPRQPEPSDYDSFPPGSAQRPQYPRGVPAARGGQEALFGDPMPLQPPPTRGGPPVADVTESTESNNPTGHRMGSDSSPMRDSQRRPDDHQPSFGGGSDPRDDTLQMRGGDNGPGRSQHDIRPSSNPRGTNDGNRLNPKYMFETFVIGSSNRFAHAAAVAVAESPAKAYNPLFIYGSSGLGKTHLLHAIGHYATTLGHARSVRYVSTEEFTNDFINSLRDDKTQAFQRRYRDVDILLIDDIQFLENRERTQEEFFHTFNTLHNANKQIVISSDRSPRQLATLEDRMRTRFEWGLLADIQPPDLETRIAILQKKAAQERMYAPDDVLEFIASRVSNSIRELEGALIRVTAFASLTRSPVQLSLAEEVLRDFMPDGAGPEITADQIMVSTADYFGVSLEDLRGHSRSRVLVNARQVAMYLCRELTELSLPRIGQAFGGRDHTTVMHADRKIRQHMAERRSLYNQIAELTNRIKQNT
- the yidD gene encoding membrane protein insertion efficiency factor YidD: MSLLARVLTAMVVAYRRYVSPVLPARCRFYPSCSAYAQEALSRHGAVKGTGLTVWRLLRCHPFHPGGYDPVPDAIRHRPADVTGA
- the rnpA gene encoding ribonuclease P protein component, with protein sequence MLPAAQRVRRSADFAAAIRGGRRVGRGTVVVHLLLEEPAQASTARAGFVVSKAVGNAVIRNEVKRRLRHLVRPMLDELPGGSMLIVRALPAAAGASYAALGTDLAAAVAAARKPRRPR
- the dnaN gene encoding DNA polymerase III subunit beta encodes the protein MKFRVERDALADAVAWTAKSLPSRPSVPVLAGVMLRVTDSRLQVSGFDYEVSSQVTVDVQADADGAALVSGRLLAEITKALPAKPVDIAAVGAHLELVCGSARFTLPTMPVEDYPSLPEMPSSAGTVDAAAFAAAVAQVAVAAGRDETLPMMTGVRIELNGSSMAMLATDRYRLAMREMEWNPDDPEISLNALVPAKTLNDTAKTLGPLGGSVVLALAQGNAGEGMIGFAGGTRRTTSRLLDGANYPPVRSLFPASSNAQAQIGVAALVEVVRRVALVAERTTPVLLSFSEDGLVVEAGGTEEARASEAMEATFTGEPLTIGFNPQYLIDGLQNLGAPNALFSFVDAFKPAVISPASENGEIVPGYRYLIMPIRVTR
- the yidC gene encoding membrane protein insertase YidC, with amino-acid sequence MSLDWIYYAISWILLRWHALWDFIGVPEGRFIGSNWSWILAIVFLVVTVRVILFPVFVKQIKSQRAMQALQPKVKELQDKHKGDRETLQKEMMELYRTEKANPLMGCLPMFLQIPVFLGLFHVLRRLNPDNQGKTLYGWTVEQFESATHASLFTAPLAGKFGSSAQELNALQANGGTVKVIAGILVLIMMATTYLTSRQMILKTGWAEDPQQKMIQRLMLYGIPASLLISGALFPIGVIIYWVTNNLFTLAQQQWVLRKFPPPPMAGKSGSSPARPSGPPAKKPAGGKAPQSPVQPGRSGGLFGRNKPAPEPETPVVDTKALAPKPGAKPVNPKRGGRPASKPKG